In one window of Campylobacter coli DNA:
- a CDS encoding MFS transporter: MQNTKPIRWFTFIVLVIGGGTVFKLSSLKDAFYVPMQEFMNLSNTQIGLALSVYGIVQTVGNFASIYIADRFSKKILIPFSLICVGLVGIYISTFPSFYGILIAWGLLSLFGEVVYWPVLLKAIRLLGDSTQQGRLFGFLEAGRGVVDTVVAFSALGIFLLLGSGAGGLKAAILFYSTCVIIAGILAYFLLEDDKINTKDEQGHEISKNKAAWNGVMKAVKTPEIWVVSLTIFTIYSVYCGLTYFIPFLKDIYGMPVALVGAYGIINQYTLKLVGGPIGGYLADKTFRSSTRYLRFALILAAIAILIFIFMPHEKLNIYFGMSLTLGFAAIVFTMRATFFAPVDEIKMPREISGAAMSIACIFGYSPQLFCFALYGFIIDQFKGLLGYQIVFALMGFFAICGVVITTILLRMIAKKKTLQEVA, translated from the coding sequence ATGCAAAATACAAAACCTATACGATGGTTTACTTTTATTGTTTTAGTGATTGGCGGAGGAACGGTTTTTAAACTTTCTTCCTTAAAAGATGCTTTTTATGTGCCTATGCAAGAATTTATGAATCTTAGCAATACTCAAATTGGACTTGCGCTTTCGGTGTACGGGATAGTTCAGACTGTGGGAAATTTTGCATCTATTTATATAGCGGATAGATTTTCTAAAAAAATTCTCATTCCTTTTTCCTTGATTTGTGTCGGTTTGGTTGGGATTTATATTTCTACCTTTCCTTCATTTTATGGAATTTTAATTGCTTGGGGCTTGCTTTCTTTGTTCGGAGAAGTAGTGTATTGGCCTGTGCTTTTAAAAGCTATTCGTTTGCTTGGAGACTCTACTCAACAAGGAAGACTTTTTGGATTCTTAGAGGCGGGGCGCGGGGTTGTAGATACTGTAGTCGCTTTTAGCGCTTTAGGGATTTTTTTACTTTTGGGTTCTGGAGCAGGTGGACTAAAGGCTGCTATACTTTTCTATAGTACTTGTGTAATTATCGCGGGTATATTAGCTTATTTTCTACTTGAAGATGATAAGATTAATACAAAAGATGAGCAAGGACATGAAATCAGTAAAAATAAAGCCGCTTGGAATGGGGTTATGAAAGCTGTTAAAACTCCTGAAATTTGGGTTGTTTCTTTGACAATTTTTACTATTTATTCGGTGTATTGTGGGCTTACATATTTTATACCTTTTTTAAAAGATATTTATGGTATGCCAGTAGCTTTGGTAGGTGCTTATGGTATTATCAATCAATATACTTTAAAATTAGTTGGAGGACCAATTGGTGGTTACTTGGCAGATAAGACTTTCCGTTCTTCTACAAGATACTTGCGTTTTGCTCTTATTTTAGCTGCGATTGCAATTTTAATTTTTATTTTTATGCCACATGAAAAGTTAAATATTTATTTTGGAATGAGTTTAACTTTAGGTTTTGCAGCTATTGTTTTTACTATGCGTGCTACATTTTTTGCTCCCGTAGATGAGATTAAAATGCCAAGAGAGATTAGTGGTGCTGCGATGAGTATAGCTTGTATATTTGGATATTCTCCACAGCTTTTTTGTTTTGCACTTTATGGTTTTATTATTGATCAATTTAAAGGTTTATTGGGCTATCAAATTGTTTTTGCTTTAATGGGATTTTTTGCAATTTGCGGAGTGGTTATAACAACTATCTTGCTTAGAATGATAGCTAAGAAAAAAACATTACAAGAGGTAGCGTGA
- the lon gene encoding endopeptidase La → MQIEEMQNYPSDLPILVEDELFLYPFMITPIFISDSANMKALDLAIKNDSMLFVAPSKLENGRSFDEIYDCGVVGTIMRKVPLPDGRVKILFQGYAKARIVKALSSKPLEAKIELIKEEFLEGAKKEALLDVLKEKVRVLANVSHYFSPDLLRTIDEGLDASRICDLILNTIRIKKQEAYQFFILTNLEEKLLKLIDLIAQEIEANKIQKEIKNKVHSRIDKVNKEYFLKEQLRQIQKELGSDNQKEDELRDYYKKLESKKKFMHEDAYKEIKKQIEKFERIHQDNSEASMIQTYIETALDVPFEKIAKKKLDIKEVAKQLNHDHYALNKPKERIEEYFAVRELLEKRGIADKDGAKVILCLYGPPGVGKTSLANSVAKALKRELIRIALGGLEDVNELRGHRRTYIGAMPGRITQGLIEAKQINPVVVLDEIDKLNRSFRGDPSAVLLEILDPEQNSKFRDYYLNFNLDLSKVIFIATANDISNIPAPLRDRMEFIELSSYTPNEKFHITKKYLIPDELKKHGLKSSELDINDETIELIISEYTRESGVRNLRRKIAELCRKSAKKLLLENIKKVSINVKNLNEFLDKKVFEIEKHDGENRVGQVNGLAWTSVGGDVLKVEAIKIKGKGELTLTGSLGDVMKESARIAFSVIKVLIDEGKIKIPKKMIIDPKNNVYDSYNLHIHVPDGATPKDGPSAGITMSTAIASVFSDKKVRSDVAMTGEIDLAGNVLPIGGLKEKLIAAYKADIKIALIPKKNYERDLKDIPDEVKDNMKIIGVADFGEVLKYALV, encoded by the coding sequence ATGCAAATTGAAGAAATGCAAAATTATCCAAGTGATTTACCTATTTTAGTAGAGGATGAATTATTTTTATATCCATTTATGATTACTCCAATTTTTATTAGCGATTCTGCAAATATGAAAGCTTTGGATTTGGCAATTAAAAACGATTCAATGCTTTTTGTAGCTCCTTCAAAGCTTGAAAACGGAAGATCTTTTGATGAAATTTATGATTGTGGAGTGGTTGGGACGATTATGAGAAAAGTTCCTTTACCTGATGGTAGAGTAAAAATACTTTTTCAAGGTTATGCTAAGGCTAGGATTGTAAAAGCGCTTTCAAGCAAGCCTTTAGAAGCTAAAATAGAGCTAATTAAAGAAGAGTTTTTAGAAGGTGCAAAAAAAGAAGCCTTACTAGATGTTTTAAAAGAAAAAGTTAGAGTTTTGGCAAATGTCAGTCATTATTTTTCGCCTGATTTACTTCGAACTATAGATGAGGGTTTAGATGCTTCTAGAATTTGTGATTTGATTTTAAATACTATTCGCATTAAAAAGCAAGAAGCTTATCAATTTTTCATTTTAACTAATTTGGAAGAAAAGCTTTTAAAATTGATAGACTTGATAGCTCAAGAGATAGAAGCAAATAAAATCCAAAAAGAAATCAAAAACAAGGTTCATTCTCGTATTGATAAAGTTAATAAAGAATATTTTTTAAAAGAGCAACTTAGACAAATTCAAAAAGAATTGGGTAGTGATAATCAAAAAGAAGATGAGCTTAGAGATTATTATAAAAAATTAGAAAGCAAAAAGAAATTTATGCACGAGGATGCTTATAAGGAAATCAAAAAGCAAATCGAAAAATTTGAACGTATTCATCAGGATAATTCTGAAGCTTCTATGATACAAACTTATATTGAAACCGCTTTAGATGTACCTTTTGAAAAAATAGCAAAGAAAAAACTTGATATTAAAGAAGTGGCTAAGCAGTTAAATCATGATCACTATGCGCTTAATAAACCAAAAGAACGTATTGAAGAGTATTTTGCTGTGCGTGAGCTTTTGGAAAAGCGCGGTATAGCGGATAAAGATGGAGCTAAGGTTATACTTTGTCTTTATGGACCTCCAGGAGTTGGAAAAACTTCATTAGCCAATTCCGTTGCTAAGGCATTAAAAAGAGAACTTATTCGTATAGCTTTAGGAGGACTGGAAGATGTTAATGAGTTACGCGGACACCGCCGTACTTATATAGGTGCGATGCCAGGGCGTATTACCCAAGGCTTAATTGAAGCAAAACAAATAAATCCCGTAGTTGTGCTTGATGAAATTGATAAGTTAAACAGAAGCTTTAGAGGTGATCCTAGTGCGGTTCTTTTAGAAATTTTAGATCCTGAACAAAATTCTAAATTTAGAGATTATTATTTAAATTTTAATCTTGATTTGAGTAAGGTGATTTTTATAGCAACGGCTAATGATATAAGCAATATACCTGCTCCTTTAAGGGATAGGATGGAATTTATAGAGCTAAGCTCTTATACTCCAAATGAAAAATTTCATATTACTAAAAAATATTTAATTCCTGATGAGCTTAAAAAACATGGATTAAAATCTAGTGAATTAGATATCAATGATGAAACTATAGAGCTTATCATAAGCGAATATACTAGAGAATCTGGGGTAAGAAATTTACGCAGAAAAATAGCTGAGCTTTGCCGTAAAAGTGCTAAAAAATTACTTTTAGAAAATATCAAAAAAGTAAGCATTAATGTTAAAAATTTAAATGAATTTTTAGATAAAAAAGTTTTTGAGATAGAAAAGCATGATGGAGAAAACCGCGTAGGGCAAGTTAATGGACTAGCATGGACTAGTGTAGGGGGAGATGTTTTAAAGGTTGAAGCGATTAAGATTAAAGGTAAGGGAGAGTTAACTCTTACCGGAAGCTTGGGTGATGTGATGAAAGAGTCTGCTAGAATTGCTTTTAGCGTGATTAAGGTTTTAATTGATGAAGGAAAAATTAAAATTCCTAAAAAGATGATTATTGATCCTAAGAATAATGTTTATGATAGTTATAATTTGCATATCCATGTACCTGATGGTGCAACTCCAAAAGATGGTCCAAGTGCTGGAATTACGATGAGTACGGCTATTGCTTCAGTTTTTAGCGATAAAAAGGTTCGTTCTGATGTGGCTATGACTGGAGAGATAGATTTAGCGGGCAATGTATTGCCTATAGGAGGGCTTAAAGAAAAGCTTATTGCAGCATATAAGGCTGATATTAAAATAGCTTTAATTCCAAAGAAAAATTATGAAAGAGATCTAAAAGATATTCCTGATGAGGTTAAAGATAATATGAAAATCATCGGAGTTGCAGATTTTGGTGAGGTTTTAAAATACGCTTTGGTTTAA
- the thiE gene encoding thiamine phosphate synthase, which produces MKNDLDLSLYLVASRGKKSDELFLNTLEEAIKGGVSIIQLREKELNSREFYKLGLKVQKLCKEYQIPFLINDRIDIALALNADGVHLGQEDLEVYLARKILGKEKIIGLSLKNLEQLKNIEGVDYLGCGAIKATPTKESSVISLETLSQICEKSPVGVVAIGGIDKELIKKLKGIKISGIAVVRAIMDAQDAYLAAKELRQEMNENLSFK; this is translated from the coding sequence ATGAAAAATGATTTAGATCTTAGTCTTTATCTTGTAGCAAGTCGTGGAAAAAAAAGTGACGAGCTTTTTTTAAACACGCTTGAAGAAGCGATAAAGGGCGGAGTAAGTATAATCCAACTTCGCGAAAAAGAATTAAATTCAAGAGAATTTTACAAGCTTGGCTTGAAAGTACAAAAGCTTTGCAAGGAATATCAAATACCCTTTTTAATCAATGATAGAATCGATATCGCCTTAGCTTTAAATGCTGATGGAGTACATTTAGGACAAGAGGATTTAGAAGTATATCTTGCAAGAAAAATTCTAGGCAAAGAAAAAATCATAGGCTTAAGTCTTAAAAACTTAGAACAATTAAAAAATATCGAGGGAGTTGATTATTTAGGTTGTGGCGCGATTAAGGCTACCCCAACTAAAGAAAGTTCTGTTATAAGTCTTGAAACCTTGAGTCAAATTTGCGAGAAAAGCCCTGTGGGCGTTGTAGCAATAGGCGGGATTGATAAAGAGCTGATTAAAAAATTAAAGGGCATTAAAATAAGTGGCATTGCAGTAGTTAGAGCCATAATGGATGCGCAAGATGCTTATTTGGCAGCTAAAGAACTTAGGCAAGAAATGAATGAAAATTTATCTTTTAAATGA
- the thiD gene encoding bifunctional hydroxymethylpyrimidine kinase/phosphomethylpyrimidine kinase, whose translation MKAKGSDLIPVLSIAGSDCSGGAGIQADLKTFSAHNLFGMSVVLSVVAENTARVISVHDIPVQSVDEQMLAVFEDIVPKATKIGMIGTCELMECVARNLEKFKPQNVVIDPVMFAKNGFALMPQENCDFFKKTIVKFADILTPNIPEAEFLCDFKINDEKDMIKAAKYLCTQGAKAVLLKGGHSEENANDVLFDGNEIFILKGERIETKNTHGTGCTLSSAIASNLALGKDLFNAVSEAKEYVRNAIYYSLNLGKGCGPTNHFFRFLNEK comes from the coding sequence ATGAAAGCAAAAGGAAGTGATTTAATTCCTGTATTGAGTATAGCTGGAAGTGATTGTAGTGGTGGGGCTGGCATACAAGCTGATCTTAAAACTTTTAGTGCTCACAATCTTTTTGGTATGAGTGTTGTTTTGAGTGTAGTAGCTGAAAATACAGCAAGAGTGATCTCAGTTCATGATATACCCGTTCAAAGTGTGGATGAGCAAATGCTTGCTGTTTTTGAAGATATAGTGCCAAAGGCTACTAAAATAGGAATGATAGGAACTTGTGAGCTGATGGAGTGCGTGGCTAGAAATTTAGAAAAATTCAAACCCCAAAATGTAGTTATCGATCCTGTGATGTTTGCAAAAAATGGCTTTGCTTTAATGCCACAAGAAAATTGTGATTTTTTTAAAAAGACCATAGTGAAATTTGCAGATATTCTTACGCCTAATATCCCAGAAGCGGAATTTCTTTGCGATTTTAAAATAAATGATGAAAAAGATATGATAAAAGCGGCTAAATATTTATGCACACAAGGGGCAAAAGCTGTTTTGCTTAAAGGGGGACATAGTGAAGAAAATGCTAATGATGTGCTTTTTGATGGTAATGAAATTTTTATTTTAAAAGGCGAACGCATAGAAACAAAAAACACTCATGGTACAGGTTGTACACTCTCTTCAGCAATTGCTAGTAATTTAGCCTTGGGAAAAGATTTATTTAATGCTGTAAGTGAGGCAAAAGAATATGTAAGAAATGCGATTTATTATTCTTTAAATTTAGGGAAGGGCTGTGGGCCAACTAACCATTTTTTCAGGTTTTTAAATGAAAAATGA
- a CDS encoding sugar phosphate isomerase/epimerase family protein — MKIGLETESMHLWFQNGRMDIFSYIDFAQELGCDGVIINIIKDFGLDEEWGCLGSNDKSHIEKIKEKLDAYGMYCEIDSKGFDKNKFEQIAKVAQSLEAKIIRSYVPLTDKNKKVENASDGAYDDSKITTKFDKSEFLSAVDEIKALIPLLEEYDLKLAIENHEYQTSDDLLELLNLINHPRIGFLYDFGNSMMAYEEPNKACENMAKHTFSTHCKDHIVFVEDGVEYVCGVPLGEGNLDIKACVEILKQAGLDRINVEQCYPYCATFKREKGAGGIKELGKGAFKIEKPLFDDLKAMQYYYPQEVSKEHLERLLILQKEGCERSVKYLKSII, encoded by the coding sequence ATGAAAATTGGTTTAGAAACAGAAAGTATGCACCTTTGGTTTCAAAATGGCAGAATGGATATATTCTCTTATATCGATTTTGCTCAGGAGCTAGGTTGCGATGGTGTTATTATAAACATAATTAAAGATTTTGGATTGGATGAGGAGTGGGGTTGCTTAGGAAGCAATGATAAAAGCCATATTGAAAAAATTAAAGAAAAATTAGACGCGTATGGGATGTATTGCGAGATTGATTCTAAGGGTTTTGATAAGAATAAATTTGAACAAATTGCCAAGGTGGCTCAGTCTTTGGAAGCTAAAATTATTCGTTCTTATGTACCTTTGACAGATAAAAATAAAAAGGTTGAAAATGCTAGTGATGGAGCCTATGATGATTCTAAAATCACGACTAAATTTGATAAAAGTGAATTTTTAAGTGCAGTAGATGAAATCAAGGCTTTAATTCCGCTTTTGGAAGAGTATGATTTAAAGCTTGCTATTGAAAATCATGAATATCAAACTTCTGATGATTTGCTTGAATTGTTAAATTTGATTAATCATCCTAGAATAGGATTTTTATATGATTTTGGAAATTCAATGATGGCTTATGAAGAGCCTAATAAAGCTTGTGAAAATATGGCTAAACATACTTTTAGTACACATTGTAAAGATCATATCGTATTTGTAGAGGATGGTGTTGAGTATGTATGTGGCGTGCCTTTGGGTGAAGGAAATTTGGATATTAAGGCTTGTGTGGAAATTTTAAAACAAGCTGGACTAGATCGCATCAATGTAGAACAATGCTATCCTTACTGTGCCACTTTTAAGAGAGAAAAGGGTGCAGGTGGGATTAAAGAGCTAGGCAAAGGAGCTTTCAAGATAGAAAAGCCTTTATTTGATGACTTAAAAGCAATGCAGTATTATTATCCTCAAGAAGTTTCTAAAGAACATCTAGAAAGACTTTTAATTTTACAAAAAGAGGGTTGCGAAAGAAGTGTGAAATATCTAAAGAGTATTATATAA
- a CDS encoding single-stranded DNA-binding protein — protein sequence MFNKVVLVGNLTRDIEMRYGQNGNAIGASAIAVTRRFTTNGERREETCFIDISFYGRTAEVANQYLSKGSKVLIEGRLRFEQWNDQNGQMRSKHSVQVENMEMLGSNPQQGGNFNNGGNNYGANNNYSNYENQSYDPYMSENNFKKAPQQVQTKTQNPNQNQEKIKEIDVDAYDSDDTDLPF from the coding sequence ATGTTTAATAAAGTTGTTTTGGTAGGTAATCTAACACGCGATATAGAAATGCGTTATGGCCAAAATGGAAACGCCATTGGAGCTTCAGCTATTGCAGTAACAAGAAGATTTACCACAAATGGAGAAAGACGAGAAGAAACTTGTTTTATCGATATTAGCTTTTATGGTCGTACTGCTGAAGTGGCAAATCAATATCTTTCTAAGGGTTCTAAAGTTCTTATAGAAGGGCGTTTAAGATTTGAACAATGGAATGATCAAAATGGGCAAATGCGCTCTAAACACAGCGTTCAAGTTGAAAACATGGAAATGCTAGGAAGCAATCCTCAACAAGGTGGAAATTTTAACAATGGTGGGAATAATTATGGAGCCAATAATAATTATTCAAATTACGAAAACCAAAGTTATGATCCTTATATGAGTGAAAATAATTTTAAAAAAGCTCCACAACAAGTGCAAACAAAAACACAAAACCCTAACCAAAACCAAGAAAAAATTAAAGAAATTGATGTTGATGCTTATGATAGCGACGACACCGATTTACCATTTTAA
- a CDS encoding pyrroline-5-carboxylate reductase — MKADLYILANGAMAQALAYGLKDSYNIYIVGRNLEKLQNLEKEGFKTLLYKDFDIENKNIILAFKPYALEGVAANLKGKAKILISVLANTNFDKLRLIEAENYARIMPNTAAKYKASTTPYVLKNSNFKDEIIEILNTFGKAYELSEEKQMNAAMAISGCAPAFLALVAESIANAGVYEGLSKELSLNLTRSLFKSTAALLENEHPAIIKENICSPAGVTIKGIRVLEQKGIRGTFFEALNASAT; from the coding sequence ATGAAAGCTGACTTATATATACTTGCTAATGGTGCGATGGCACAAGCTTTGGCTTATGGCTTAAAAGATTCTTATAATATCTATATAGTCGGTAGAAATTTAGAAAAACTTCAAAATTTAGAAAAAGAAGGTTTTAAAACTCTACTTTATAAAGACTTTGATATAGAAAATAAAAATATTATCTTAGCTTTTAAACCTTATGCTTTAGAAGGTGTTGCGGCAAATTTAAAAGGTAAAGCAAAAATTTTAATTTCAGTTTTAGCCAATACAAATTTTGATAAATTAAGACTCATCGAAGCTGAAAATTACGCAAGGATAATGCCAAATACAGCTGCCAAATATAAGGCTTCTACAACTCCTTATGTTTTAAAAAATTCAAATTTTAAAGATGAAATCATAGAAATTTTAAATACTTTTGGAAAAGCTTATGAGTTAAGCGAAGAAAAACAAATGAATGCTGCTATGGCTATAAGTGGTTGCGCTCCTGCTTTTTTAGCTTTAGTAGCTGAAAGCATTGCTAATGCTGGCGTATATGAAGGTTTATCAAAAGAACTGAGTTTAAATCTTACGCGTTCACTTTTTAAAAGCACCGCAGCCCTGCTAGAAAATGAGCACCCAGCTATTATTAAAGAAAATATCTGCTCGCCTGCAGGTGTTACCATAAAAGGGATTAGAGTATTGGAGCAAAAAGGCATTCGTGGAACTTTCTTTGAAGCTCTTAATGCTAGTGCAACATGA
- the rpsR gene encoding 30S ribosomal protein S18: MAEKRKYSRKYCKYTEAKVEFIDYKDTAMLKHALSERFKIMPRRLTGTSKKYQEMVEVAIKRARHVALIPYIVDRKEVVNNPFEGL, translated from the coding sequence ATGGCAGAAAAAAGAAAATACTCTCGCAAATATTGCAAATACACAGAAGCAAAAGTTGAATTTATTGATTATAAAGATACAGCTATGTTAAAACATGCTTTATCAGAAAGATTTAAAATTATGCCTCGCCGTTTAACAGGAACAAGCAAAAAATACCAAGAAATGGTAGAAGTTGCTATTAAACGCGCTAGACATGTAGCTCTTATTCCTTATATAGTAGATAGAAAAGAAGTTGTAAACAATCCTTTCGAAGGACTATAA
- the bamD gene encoding outer membrane protein assembly factor BamD: MKKKFFLCILLGILFSACSTKNDEGLYNLSASEWYKQIIKDLQDKDLEKADDHYNGMASEHIADPLLETTQIILAQAHMDEEEYQLAEFYLDEYNKKFGNSRNADYIRYLKIKAKFDAFAVPNRNQALMLESQKEIDSFLNDYPYTEYEPLVQTMLTKFNLAVFYLNDTIRDLYERTGHTQSAEIYQGRLQESEFYHQSIIKPELPWYRSIFEKF; the protein is encoded by the coding sequence ATGAAAAAAAAATTCTTTCTATGTATTTTATTGGGGATTTTATTCAGTGCTTGCAGTACAAAAAATGATGAAGGATTGTATAATTTAAGTGCAAGCGAATGGTATAAACAGATTATTAAAGATTTACAAGATAAAGATTTAGAAAAGGCTGACGATCATTATAATGGTATGGCGAGCGAGCATATAGCAGATCCGCTTTTGGAGACAACTCAAATTATCTTAGCGCAAGCGCATATGGATGAAGAAGAATATCAATTAGCAGAGTTTTATTTGGATGAGTATAATAAAAAATTTGGAAATTCACGCAATGCAGATTATATTCGTTATCTTAAAATCAAAGCCAAATTTGATGCCTTTGCTGTGCCAAATCGCAATCAAGCTTTAATGCTTGAAAGCCAAAAAGAAATAGATAGTTTTTTAAATGATTATCCCTATACAGAATATGAGCCTTTGGTGCAAACTATGTTGACTAAATTTAATTTAGCAGTATTTTATTTAAATGATACAATACGCGATTTATATGAGCGTACAGGACATACTCAAAGTGCTGAAATTTACCAAGGAAGACTGCAAGAAAGTGAGTTTTATCATCAAAGCATTATTAAGCCAGAGCTTCCTTGGTATAGAAGCATATTTGAAAAATTTTAG
- the rpsF gene encoding 30S ribosomal protein S6 yields the protein MKHYEVLFILKPTLTEEEVNAKLEFVKEVLVKNGAEIETVVPMGTRKLAYKIKKYERGTYFVIYFKAPTNLIAELERILRITEEVIRFLIVKYENKKEIAAWEKLSHGIKQSKKEIKPLDAPEIQ from the coding sequence ATGAAACATTATGAGGTTTTATTTATTTTAAAACCAACACTTACCGAAGAGGAAGTGAATGCAAAGTTGGAATTCGTAAAAGAAGTCCTTGTAAAAAATGGTGCAGAAATTGAAACAGTTGTTCCAATGGGCACTAGAAAATTAGCGTATAAAATCAAAAAATACGAAAGAGGAACTTATTTTGTAATTTATTTCAAAGCTCCTACAAATTTAATTGCAGAGCTTGAAAGAATTTTAAGAATTACAGAAGAAGTAATAAGATTTTTAATTGTAAAATATGAAAATAAAAAAGAAATTGCAGCTTGGGAAAAACTAAGCCACGGCATCAAACAGTCTAAAAAAGAGATAAAACCTTTAGACGCGCCTGAAATTCAATAA
- a CDS encoding uroporphyrinogen-III synthase, whose translation MKIYLLNETAFEGVENLVLNEIIFYDFSVNLDEFDALICTSKNALKALKKTKNSLNLDINVYAVGQGTAEFAKDMGFKKVQFAPKSYGSELFNHFKEELKNQKCLYLRAENIASTLNLDLRSYGVDLKEIIVYKNVFKESKQTILHPAIFIFTSPLSVENFLKQYNLEKEDKVIAIGQSTAKKLTHIDHLFISSKQDLKECVKLAKSLI comes from the coding sequence ATGAAAATTTATCTTTTAAATGAAACCGCTTTTGAGGGTGTAGAAAATCTTGTTTTAAATGAGATAATTTTTTATGATTTTAGTGTTAATTTAGACGAATTTGACGCTTTAATTTGTACTTCAAAAAATGCCCTAAAGGCTTTAAAAAAAACAAAAAATAGTTTAAATTTAGATATTAATGTGTATGCAGTAGGGCAAGGCACTGCTGAATTTGCTAAGGATATGGGTTTTAAAAAGGTTCAATTTGCGCCAAAATCTTATGGAAGCGAGCTATTTAATCATTTTAAAGAGGAATTAAAAAACCAAAAATGCCTTTATTTAAGGGCTGAAAATATAGCTTCTACTTTAAATTTAGATCTTAGATCTTATGGGGTGGATTTAAAAGAAATCATTGTATATAAGAATGTTTTTAAAGAGAGCAAACAAACAATCCTTCATCCTGCTATTTTTATTTTTACCTCTCCTTTAAGTGTGGAAAATTTTTTAAAACAATATAATTTAGAAAAGGAAGATAAGGTTATAGCAATAGGGCAGAGTACAGCAAAAAAACTTACCCATATAGATCATCTTTTTATAAGTTCTAAGCAAGATTTAAAAGAGTGTGTGAAATTGGCTAAAAGTCTTATTTAG
- the fliW gene encoding flagellar assembly protein FliW, which translates to MTLAVKCPILGFEETKNMEFSTIDEVFVRLKSLDGKDFSFVLIDPYLIRPDYEFEIPTYYQELLSLTPESNMKIFNIVAIAKSIEESTVNFLAPVVINLDNNSMVQVILDTVAYPDFFQADQIANYIKK; encoded by the coding sequence ATGACACTAGCTGTTAAATGCCCTATATTAGGTTTTGAAGAAACCAAAAATATGGAATTTTCAACCATTGATGAAGTGTTTGTAAGACTTAAAAGTCTTGATGGGAAAGATTTTTCTTTTGTTCTTATTGATCCTTATCTCATAAGACCAGATTATGAATTTGAAATACCTACATACTACCAAGAATTACTTTCTTTGACGCCTGAATCCAATATGAAAATTTTCAATATAGTAGCAATTGCTAAAAGCATAGAGGAATCTACTGTAAATTTCCTAGCTCCTGTAGTTATTAATCTTGATAATAATTCTATGGTGCAAGTAATCTTAGATACCGTAGCCTATCCTGACTTTTTTCAAGCGGATCAAATTGCAAATTATATTAAGAAGTAA
- a CDS encoding type II secretion system protein — MKVAFSLLELILCIVILGLIFASISKLFYQLNKNHEYLNYFERLYTLQDKLYINPHQKDIKLHVQNLKTLDFKENYVDDKIFQFKKLHIQDQDYSLYFYNE, encoded by the coding sequence ATGAAAGTTGCATTTTCGCTTTTAGAATTAATTCTTTGTATTGTTATTTTAGGATTGATTTTTGCAAGTATTTCTAAATTGTTTTACCAGCTAAATAAAAATCATGAATATTTAAATTATTTTGAAAGATTATATACACTACAAGATAAACTTTATATCAATCCTCATCAAAAGGATATAAAGCTTCATGTGCAAAATTTAAAAACTCTTGATTTTAAAGAAAATTATGTAGACGATAAAATCTTTCAATTTAAAAAATTACATATTCAAGATCAAGATTACTCACTATATTTTTACAATGAATAA